Proteins from a genomic interval of Xiphias gladius isolate SHS-SW01 ecotype Sanya breed wild chromosome 23, ASM1685928v1, whole genome shotgun sequence:
- the arr3b gene encoding arrestin 3b, retinal (X-arrestin), producing MSGVVLTDSLYFPFFSLFRVFKKTSGNGHIALYLGKRDFVDHVDSVEVVDGVIKVDPSGLNGRKVFVYLACAFRYGSDDLDVIGLSFRRDIWVQRVQVYPPAGGNTTKSPMQESLLKKVGEQGCPFSFQMPTNLPCSVSLQPGPNDSGKACGVDFEVKAYLANAPDSADEVIEKKDTCRLMIRKIQFAPANNKAGPKADISKQFMMTDKPVHLEASLEKEIYYHGDPIIVNVKINNETTKVVKKIKVSVEQLTNVVLYSSDTYTKTVCSEEFGETVNANSTLEKSFQIIPLLSNNKEKRGLAVDGRLKDEDTHLASTTLSQGEKEMQGILVSYKVKVNLMVSSGGLLGGLTGSDVTVELPLALMSPKPAGEADITIASMEG from the exons ATGAGTGGAGTGGTGTTG ACTGATTcactgtattttccttttttctctcttttcaggGTATTTAAGAAGACCAGTGGCAATGGACAT ATTGCCCTGTACTTGGGGAAGAGAGACTTTGTGGACCATGTGGATTCAGTGGAAGTAGTTG ATGGGGTAATTAAAGTGGACCCTTCTGGTCTTAACGGCAGAAAAG TATTTGTCTACCTCGCTTGTGCCTTCCGCTATGGAAGCGACGACTTGGATGTCATTGGGCTGTCCTTCAGGAGAGACATCTGGGTACAGCGCGTTCAGGTGTATCCACCTGCAGGTGGAAACACAACCAAATCACCAATGCAGGAATCCCTCCTGAAAAAAGTTGGAGAGCAAGGATGTCCTTTTTCATTCCAG ATGCCAACAAATCTCCCATGCTCAGTCAGTTTGCAGCCTGGGCCAAATGATTCTGGCAAG GCCTGTGGCGTGGACTTTGAGGTTAAAGCATACCTTGCCAATGCACCTGACAGTGCAGATGAGGTCATTGAAAAGAA GGACACTTGCCGTCTGATGATTCGTAAAATACAGTTTGCACCAGCTAACAACAAGGCCGGACCCAAGGCTGATATATCCAAGCAGTTCATGATGACTGACAAGCCAGTTCACTTGGAGGCCTCCCTTGAAAAAGAG atttattacCATGGAGATCCAATCATCGTCAATGTAAAAATCAACAACGAAACCACTAAGGTTGTGAAGAAAATCAAAGTTTCAG ttgAGCAGCTAACAAATGTGGTCCTCTACTCATCTGACACTTACACCAAGACAGTCTGCTCTGAGGAGTTTGG GGAGACGGTAAATGCCAACTCGACATTGGAGAAGTCTTTCCAAATAATCCCCTTGCTGTCCAATAACAAAGAGAAACGGGGTCTTGCAGTGGATGGACGGCTAAAAGATGAGGACACCCACCTCGCATCCACGACCCT AAGTCAAGGAGAAAAGGAGATGCAGGGAATCCTCGTCTCCTACAAAGTCAAGGTCAATCTAATGGTGTCCAGCGGAGG CCTGCTGGGTGGCCTAACAGGAAG cgATGTCACTGTGGAGCTGCCTCTGGCTCTAATGTCCCCAAAACCTGCAGGTGA GGCAGACATCACAATTGCATCCATGGAAGGATGA